A genomic region of Devosia ginsengisoli contains the following coding sequences:
- a CDS encoding Gfo/Idh/MocA family protein, translating into MVKAIQVGLGHWGFSWTKEVIPKVPSIHMVGYVDSNPEAIKRVQDELGIEEKRCFLSLDEAAQGLEADLAICTLRTEAHYPVVKRCLELGLNVIVEKPFASTIAQGRELVELAKANGRVLMVSQNYRFQPAPIAAAELIGAQKFGPVNLVSIDFRRHAPSQGYRYWDMPDPLLADMSIHHFDLMRMVLNDNPKRVSCRTWNPAASPFGHHPIGVATLEFEKGTIVSYRGSWMSSGPVTPWSGEWTMDCSEGEIIWSSRDHFMGKAGPDRLSLRERDGEAVAFPLEPIEFADRTGTLASIAKVIETGAIPARFSSGEDNLHSLALVQATILSASRHGEWVEIAEVLQ; encoded by the coding sequence ATGGTCAAGGCGATCCAAGTCGGCCTGGGACACTGGGGATTCAGCTGGACCAAGGAAGTTATCCCCAAAGTTCCCAGCATTCACATGGTGGGCTATGTGGATTCCAATCCCGAGGCCATCAAGCGGGTGCAGGATGAGCTTGGCATCGAGGAGAAGCGGTGCTTCCTGAGCCTCGATGAGGCGGCGCAGGGGCTCGAGGCGGACCTCGCCATCTGCACACTCCGTACCGAGGCGCATTATCCGGTGGTGAAGCGTTGCCTTGAACTCGGCCTCAACGTGATCGTGGAAAAGCCCTTCGCCTCGACCATCGCGCAGGGCAGGGAACTGGTGGAGCTGGCCAAGGCCAATGGCCGGGTGCTGATGGTCAGCCAGAATTATCGCTTCCAGCCGGCGCCGATTGCCGCGGCCGAACTGATCGGGGCGCAGAAATTCGGGCCGGTGAACCTGGTCTCCATCGACTTCCGCCGGCATGCGCCGAGCCAGGGGTATCGCTATTGGGATATGCCCGATCCGCTGCTGGCCGATATGTCGATCCACCATTTCGACCTGATGCGCATGGTGCTGAACGACAATCCCAAGCGGGTGTCGTGCCGCACCTGGAATCCGGCGGCGAGCCCGTTCGGGCATCACCCGATCGGGGTGGCGACGCTGGAATTCGAGAAGGGTACCATCGTGTCCTATCGCGGCAGCTGGATGAGTTCCGGCCCGGTGACGCCGTGGTCGGGCGAATGGACGATGGATTGCTCGGAAGGCGAAATCATCTGGAGTTCGCGCGACCATTTCATGGGCAAGGCGGGGCCGGACAGGCTCAGCCTGCGCGAGCGCGACGGGGAGGCGGTGGCCTTTCCGCTGGAGCCAATCGAATTCGCCGACCGGACCGGCACGCTGGCGTCTATCGCCAAGGTGATCGAGACCGGTGCGATTCCTGCCCGTTTCAGCTCGGGTGAGGATAACCTGCATTCCCTGGCGCTGGTGCAGGCGACGATTCTGTCGGCCTCGCGCCATGGCGAATGGGTCGAAATCGCGGAGGTATTGCAATGA
- a CDS encoding GlsB/YeaQ/YmgE family stress response membrane protein has product MGGNNNRAILVFLGIGIVAGFLASLIVGGGGLITYLISGVIGSFVGGYLFTALRIDLGIRNDLVRQIVTSTVGAIIVVILARLIA; this is encoded by the coding sequence ATGGGCGGCAACAATAATCGCGCGATCCTGGTGTTTCTCGGAATCGGCATCGTGGCTGGTTTCCTCGCCAGCCTTATCGTCGGAGGCGGCGGGCTGATCACTTACCTCATCAGCGGGGTGATCGGTTCGTTCGTGGGAGGGTATCTGTTCACGGCGCTGCGGATCGATCTCGGTATCCGCAACGATCTGGTCCGCCAGATCGTGACCTCGACGGTCGGCGCCATCATCGTCGTGATTCTCGCACGGCTGATTGCATAA
- the lpdA gene encoding dihydrolipoyl dehydrogenase, with amino-acid sequence MADQYDLLVIGAGPGGYVAAIRGAQLGMKVGIIEREHMAGICSNWGCIPTKALLRSAEIYGHMTHAKDYGLTAEKFGVDIDGVVKRSRAIAAQMNNGVQFLMKKNKVDTIWGEAVITKAGEVKVAPTKKAIQQPQVPPPKNALGEGTYKAKNIIIATGARPRVLPGIEPDGDKIWTYFEAMKPTTMPKSLVVMGSGAIGVEFASFYRSMGAEVTIIELLPQIMPVEDAEIAGLARKRLEKRGIKILTDAKVAKVEKTKDGVTAHVELKDGSKQQISGEKLISAVGVQCNIENLGLETLGVKTERGAIVIDGYGKTNVDGIWAIGDVAGPPMLAHKAEHEAVITVEKIAGMKVHGLDKTKVPGCTYCEPQVASVGLTEAKAKEAGREIKVGRFPFVGNGKAIALGEPDGLVKTIFDAKTGELLGAHMVGAEVTELIQGFVIAMNLETTEEELIHTIFPHPTLSETMKESVLDAYGRALNI; translated from the coding sequence ATGGCTGACCAATACGACCTTCTCGTCATCGGCGCCGGCCCCGGCGGCTATGTTGCCGCTATCCGTGGCGCGCAGCTCGGCATGAAGGTGGGCATTATCGAGCGCGAGCATATGGCGGGCATCTGCTCCAACTGGGGTTGCATTCCGACCAAGGCGCTGCTGCGCTCGGCCGAAATTTACGGCCACATGACCCATGCCAAGGACTATGGCCTCACGGCCGAGAAGTTCGGCGTGGATATCGACGGCGTGGTGAAGCGCTCGCGCGCCATTGCGGCGCAGATGAACAATGGCGTCCAGTTCCTCATGAAGAAGAACAAGGTCGACACCATCTGGGGCGAGGCTGTCATCACCAAGGCCGGCGAGGTCAAGGTCGCGCCGACCAAGAAGGCCATCCAGCAGCCGCAGGTGCCGCCGCCCAAGAATGCGCTGGGCGAGGGGACCTACAAGGCCAAGAACATCATCATCGCCACCGGTGCGCGGCCGCGCGTGCTGCCCGGCATCGAGCCCGATGGCGACAAGATATGGACCTATTTCGAGGCGATGAAGCCGACCACCATGCCCAAGAGCCTGGTGGTGATGGGGTCGGGTGCCATCGGCGTCGAGTTCGCCTCCTTCTATCGTTCGATGGGCGCGGAAGTGACCATTATCGAGCTGCTGCCGCAGATCATGCCGGTGGAAGATGCCGAGATTGCCGGGCTGGCGCGCAAGCGGCTGGAGAAGCGCGGCATCAAGATTCTGACGGATGCCAAGGTGGCCAAGGTCGAGAAGACCAAGGATGGCGTGACGGCGCATGTCGAACTCAAGGATGGCAGCAAGCAGCAAATCTCGGGCGAGAAGCTGATCTCGGCCGTGGGCGTGCAGTGCAATATTGAAAATCTTGGGCTGGAAACGCTCGGCGTGAAGACCGAACGCGGGGCCATTGTCATCGATGGCTATGGCAAGACCAATGTGGATGGCATCTGGGCCATTGGCGACGTGGCCGGGCCGCCGATGCTGGCGCACAAGGCGGAGCATGAGGCTGTCATCACCGTCGAGAAGATCGCCGGCATGAAGGTGCATGGGCTGGACAAGACCAAGGTGCCGGGCTGCACCTATTGCGAGCCGCAGGTGGCGAGCGTGGGGCTGACCGAGGCCAAGGCCAAGGAAGCTGGGCGCGAAATCAAGGTCGGGCGGTTCCCATTTGTCGGCAACGGCAAGGCGATCGCGCTGGGCGAGCCGGATGGGCTGGTCAAGACCATCTTTGACGCCAAGACCGGCGAATTGCTGGGCGCGCATATGGTGGGTGCCGAAGTGACCGAACTGATCCAGGGTTTCGTGATTGCGATGAACCTCGAAACGACCGAGGAAGAACTGATCCACACCATCTTCCCGCATCCGACGCTGAGCGAGACGATGAAGGAAAGCGTGCTGGATGCTTATGGGCGGGCGCTGAATATTTGA
- the lipA gene encoding lipoyl synthase translates to MVTLIDNSLAKPRHPEKANRPDSVVLRKPDWIRVKAPGSPVYKETQQIVRENNLVTVCEEAGCPNIGECWSKKHATMMIMGEICTRACAFCNVRTGLPGPLDINEPENVAKAVEKLGLEHVVITSVDRDDLADGGAQHFADVILAIRARNPKTTIEILTPDFLRKEGALEIVVAAKPDVFNHNLETVPSKYLKVRPGARYFHSIRLLQKVKELDPTMFTKSGFMVGLGEERNEVLQLMDDLRSAEVDFLTIGQYLQPTKKHYPLQRFVTPDEFKSYATVATAKGFALVSSSPLTRSSHHAGEDFARLKAARMARLGH, encoded by the coding sequence GTGGTCACTCTGATCGACAATTCCCTGGCCAAGCCGCGTCACCCTGAAAAGGCCAACCGGCCCGACAGCGTGGTGTTGCGCAAGCCGGACTGGATCCGCGTCAAGGCGCCGGGCTCCCCGGTCTACAAGGAAACCCAGCAGATCGTGCGGGAGAACAATCTCGTCACGGTGTGCGAGGAGGCCGGCTGCCCCAATATCGGGGAATGCTGGTCCAAGAAGCACGCGACCATGATGATCATGGGCGAGATTTGCACCCGCGCCTGCGCCTTCTGCAATGTGCGGACGGGCCTGCCGGGGCCGCTCGATATCAACGAGCCGGAAAATGTGGCCAAGGCCGTGGAAAAGCTCGGGCTGGAGCATGTCGTTATCACCTCGGTGGATCGCGACGACCTGGCCGATGGCGGGGCGCAGCATTTTGCCGATGTGATCCTGGCGATCCGCGCGCGCAATCCAAAGACCACGATCGAAATCCTGACGCCGGACTTCCTGCGCAAGGAAGGGGCTCTCGAAATCGTGGTGGCGGCCAAGCCTGACGTGTTCAACCACAATCTGGAAACGGTGCCGTCCAAATATCTCAAGGTGCGCCCAGGTGCGCGCTACTTCCACTCGATCCGGCTGTTGCAGAAGGTCAAGGAACTCGATCCGACCATGTTCACCAAGTCGGGCTTCATGGTGGGGCTGGGCGAGGAGCGCAACGAAGTGCTGCAGCTCATGGATGACCTGCGCTCGGCGGAGGTGGATTTCCTGACCATCGGGCAGTATCTGCAGCCGACCAAGAAGCACTATCCGTTGCAGCGGTTCGTGACGCCGGACGAGTTCAAGTCCTATGCCACGGTGGCGACGGCGAAGGGCTTTGCGCTGGTGTCATCGAGCCCGCTGACCCGGTCGTCGCACCATGCCGGCGAGGATTTTGCACGGCTCAAGGCGGCGCGGATGGCCAGGCTGGGGCACTGA
- a CDS encoding bifunctional 2-C-methyl-D-erythritol 4-phosphate cytidylyltransferase/2-C-methyl-D-erythritol 2,4-cyclodiphosphate synthase, with protein MRQKSIFVIVVAAGKGERASADGSTDPKQYRSLAGIPVLARTIRAFLDLPYVTNVLTVIHPDHADRYASLGLADDRLLPPVTGGASRQASVLEGLKALAPLRPDLVLIQDAARPFATPQVIGDVIAALDQYDGALPALPVTDTIKRSLDGRQVATTEDRSQLAAAQTPQGFRFGQIFSAHMRAATLPRQFTDDAEIAEWAGLRVAMVMGDRDNIKITHPQDFAQAERILSGDAIMETRIGSGFDFHQFEPGDAVWLGGVRIPHHAKLKGHSDADVALHALTDAILGAIGEGDIGVHFPPSDMQWQGAASTIFLKHAGDLVAKAGGRIVNLDVTIVCEAPKIASHVPAMQRVIGETLGIAPTRIAVKATTSEKLGFIGREEGMVAMASASVEMPRVD; from the coding sequence ATGCGTCAGAAGTCCATTTTCGTCATTGTCGTCGCCGCCGGGAAAGGCGAACGCGCCAGCGCCGATGGCTCTACCGACCCCAAGCAATATCGCTCGCTGGCCGGCATACCGGTATTGGCCCGCACCATCAGGGCCTTTCTCGACCTGCCCTATGTCACCAACGTCCTCACCGTGATCCACCCCGATCACGCCGACCGCTATGCTTCACTTGGCCTCGCCGATGATCGCCTGCTGCCCCCGGTTACCGGTGGCGCCTCGCGCCAGGCCTCGGTGTTGGAAGGGCTCAAGGCCCTGGCCCCGCTCCGCCCGGACCTGGTGCTAATCCAGGATGCCGCCCGCCCCTTCGCCACGCCCCAGGTGATCGGCGACGTCATTGCCGCCCTCGACCAGTATGACGGCGCCCTGCCCGCTTTGCCCGTCACCGACACCATCAAGCGCTCACTCGACGGCCGCCAGGTCGCCACCACCGAGGATCGCAGCCAGCTCGCCGCTGCGCAGACGCCACAAGGTTTCCGCTTCGGCCAGATTTTCTCCGCCCATATGCGTGCCGCAACGCTGCCCCGCCAGTTCACCGACGATGCCGAGATCGCCGAATGGGCCGGCCTGCGCGTCGCCATGGTCATGGGCGACCGCGACAACATCAAGATCACCCATCCGCAAGACTTCGCCCAGGCGGAGCGCATCCTCTCCGGAGACGCCATCATGGAAACCCGTATCGGCTCGGGCTTCGATTTTCACCAGTTCGAGCCGGGCGATGCTGTATGGCTGGGCGGCGTCCGCATCCCCCACCACGCCAAACTCAAAGGCCATTCCGACGCCGACGTGGCCCTGCATGCCCTCACCGATGCCATTCTCGGTGCCATCGGAGAAGGCGATATCGGCGTCCATTTCCCGCCCTCCGACATGCAGTGGCAAGGCGCGGCCTCCACCATCTTCCTCAAGCATGCCGGGGACCTCGTGGCCAAGGCCGGCGGCCGCATCGTCAATCTCGACGTGACAATCGTCTGTGAAGCGCCGAAGATCGCCAGTCATGTTCCGGCGATGCAACGGGTCATCGGCGAAACACTGGGCATCGCGCCGACACGGATCGCCGTCAAGGCGACGACAAGCGAGAAGCTCGGCTTCATCGGGCGGGAGGAGGGTATGGTGGCAATGGCCAGCGCGAGCGTAGAAATGCCGAGGGTCGATTGA
- the dusB gene encoding tRNA dihydrouridine synthase DusB — MAGITDRPFRKLAEHFGAGMVVSEMIASNALAVGSQDMARKLGRPGTLPHMVQLAGCEAEWMTRGAKIAHEAGADIIDINFGCPAKRVTNGYAGSALMRVPDHAMTLIDAVVSATPLPVTVKMRLGWDDDSLNAPDMARRAVDAGVQMITVHGRTRQQFYKGFARWELVRAVVEAVDVPVVVNGDIVDLASAREALEQSGAAAVMLGRGAQGRPWAVAQIGAGLSGQSGPAAPEGDELVALVSEHYEDMLVEYGTAVGLRAARKHLDWYTEAAGIVLDKPARNAFLNNDVPADVLRQIAAIFSSEQRAAA; from the coding sequence ATGGCCGGAATTACCGATCGGCCGTTCCGCAAGCTCGCCGAGCATTTCGGCGCCGGCATGGTGGTCTCCGAGATGATTGCCAGCAATGCGCTGGCCGTGGGTAGCCAGGACATGGCGCGCAAGCTCGGCAGGCCCGGCACGCTGCCGCATATGGTGCAACTGGCCGGCTGCGAGGCCGAATGGATGACGCGCGGGGCGAAAATCGCCCATGAGGCCGGCGCCGACATTATCGACATCAATTTCGGTTGCCCCGCCAAGCGGGTGACCAATGGCTATGCCGGCTCGGCGCTGATGCGCGTGCCGGACCATGCCATGACGCTGATCGACGCCGTGGTGAGCGCGACGCCGCTGCCGGTGACGGTGAAGATGCGGCTGGGCTGGGACGACGACAGCCTCAATGCGCCTGACATGGCGCGGCGGGCTGTGGATGCCGGCGTGCAGATGATCACCGTGCATGGGCGGACGCGGCAGCAGTTCTACAAGGGCTTTGCGCGCTGGGAGCTGGTGCGGGCCGTAGTGGAGGCCGTGGACGTGCCTGTCGTGGTCAATGGCGACATTGTCGACCTGGCGTCGGCGCGCGAGGCGCTGGAACAGTCCGGGGCTGCGGCCGTGATGCTTGGTCGCGGCGCGCAGGGGCGGCCATGGGCCGTGGCGCAGATCGGGGCAGGGCTGTCGGGGCAGTCGGGGCCGGCTGCGCCCGAGGGCGATGAACTGGTTGCGCTGGTGTCCGAGCATTACGAGGACATGCTGGTCGAATACGGCACAGCGGTCGGCCTGCGGGCGGCGCGCAAGCATCTCGACTGGTACACCGAGGCTGCGGGCATCGTGCTCGACAAGCCTGCCCGCAACGCCTTTCTCAACAATGATGTGCCGGCCGATGTGCTGCGGCAGATCGCTGCCATCTTTTCCAGCGAGCAAAGGGCTGCTGCATGA
- a CDS encoding SGNH/GDSL hydrolase family protein gives MKTILAYGDSLTFGSNPQPGGPRHDYEDRWPSVLERGLGGKARVIAEGLGGRTTAFDDWTADADRNGARILPTLLASHAPLDMVIIMLGTNDLKPAVNGNALTASYGMRRLVQITRGHFAMLDEPVPDILLVAPPLVCATDNGDMMGHFGGLDHALTQAGELALHYARRAQEWNTGFFDASTVAQPDPRDGIHLDAANTRAIGEGLVPVVKSMLDL, from the coding sequence ATGAAAACCATCCTGGCCTATGGCGACAGCCTGACCTTCGGGTCCAATCCGCAGCCCGGCGGGCCGCGGCATGACTATGAGGACCGGTGGCCGAGTGTGCTCGAGCGCGGGCTGGGCGGCAAGGCGCGGGTGATTGCCGAAGGGCTGGGCGGTCGGACGACGGCGTTCGACGACTGGACGGCTGATGCCGACCGGAACGGCGCGCGCATCCTGCCGACGCTGCTGGCCAGCCATGCGCCGCTCGACATGGTCATCATCATGCTGGGCACCAATGACCTCAAGCCTGCCGTCAACGGCAATGCGCTGACCGCATCCTATGGCATGCGCCGGCTGGTGCAGATCACGCGCGGGCATTTTGCCATGCTCGACGAGCCGGTGCCGGATATCCTGCTGGTGGCGCCGCCGCTGGTCTGCGCCACTGACAATGGCGACATGATGGGGCATTTTGGCGGGCTCGACCATGCGCTGACGCAGGCGGGCGAACTGGCGCTGCACTATGCGCGCCGGGCGCAGGAATGGAATACCGGCTTCTTCGATGCTTCGACGGTCGCGCAACCCGACCCGCGCGACGGCATCCATCTCGACGCGGCCAATACACGCGCGATCGGCGAGGGGCTCGTGCCGGTCGTGAAATCCATGCTCGACCTTTAG
- a CDS encoding GlsB/YeaQ/YmgE family stress response membrane protein → MSVGTTELLIFLGIGLVAGWLAGLVLGGGGLLRNLIVGVIGAFVGGWLLSAANISLPIGNALVSQIITATIGAIVVIAVARVIAR, encoded by the coding sequence ATGAGTGTCGGAACGACTGAACTGCTGATCTTTCTCGGCATCGGGCTGGTGGCCGGATGGCTGGCTGGGCTGGTACTGGGCGGTGGCGGGTTGCTGCGCAACCTGATTGTCGGCGTCATCGGCGCCTTTGTAGGCGGCTGGCTGCTGTCGGCGGCCAATATCTCGCTGCCCATCGGCAACGCGCTGGTGAGCCAGATCATCACGGCCACTATCGGGGCAATCGTGGTGATTGCCGTAGCGCGCGTGATTGCGCGATAG
- a CDS encoding two-component system sensor histidine kinase NtrB gives MSAIEAPAPAAGPVPSTSVLQALPQPIIVCGEDREITFVNYAAEAFFGASLSVLTRQRLDDLIAFGSPIIGLVETVAARRAPMTEYRVRIGSSRFGDERIADVFASPLSDSDGRVALLIQERTMADKIDRQMVSRGAARSVTGLASMLAHEIKNPLSGIRGAAQLLEQTVSSDEIPLARLIREETDRIVGLIDRVEVFGDERPMEREPINIHVVLDRVKLLARNGVARGIAFSDEYDPSLPPVFGNRDQLIQIFLNLVKNAAEALDRTQKPEIKFSTAFRPGIRISVAGVSERISLPLEIVIEDNGPGVPPDILPFLFDPFVTTKTNGSGLGLALVAKIVSDHGGVIECESRPGRTRFRVLLPVASAAFQLINEEEAAR, from the coding sequence ATGAGCGCCATCGAGGCTCCGGCGCCTGCTGCCGGCCCCGTTCCGTCGACATCAGTGCTGCAGGCCCTGCCGCAGCCGATCATCGTCTGTGGCGAGGATCGCGAGATCACCTTCGTCAACTATGCCGCCGAGGCATTTTTCGGCGCATCGCTGAGCGTGCTGACGCGGCAGCGGCTGGATGACCTGATCGCCTTCGGCTCACCGATTATAGGGCTGGTGGAAACGGTGGCGGCGCGGCGGGCGCCGATGACCGAATATCGGGTGCGCATCGGCTCGTCGCGCTTTGGCGATGAGCGGATTGCCGATGTGTTTGCCAGCCCGCTATCGGACAGCGACGGCAGGGTGGCGCTGCTGATCCAGGAGCGCACCATGGCCGACAAGATCGACCGGCAGATGGTGTCGCGCGGGGCGGCGCGCTCGGTGACGGGACTAGCCTCGATGCTGGCGCATGAGATCAAGAATCCGTTGTCAGGCATTCGCGGCGCGGCGCAATTGCTGGAGCAGACGGTCAGCAGCGACGAAATCCCGCTGGCACGGCTGATCCGCGAAGAGACCGATCGCATTGTCGGGTTGATCGATCGGGTGGAAGTGTTCGGCGACGAGCGGCCGATGGAGCGCGAGCCGATCAATATCCACGTCGTGCTGGATCGGGTGAAACTGCTGGCGCGCAATGGCGTGGCGCGGGGCATCGCCTTTTCGGACGAGTATGATCCATCGCTGCCGCCGGTGTTCGGCAATCGCGATCAACTGATTCAAATCTTCCTCAATCTCGTGAAGAATGCTGCGGAAGCTCTTGATCGAACACAGAAACCTGAAATCAAATTCTCGACCGCCTTCCGGCCGGGCATCCGGATCAGCGTGGCCGGCGTGTCCGAACGCATCTCGTTGCCGCTGGAAATCGTCATCGAGGATAATGGTCCCGGCGTGCCGCCCGACATCCTACCCTTTCTGTTCGATCCCTTCGTTACTACCAAGACCAATGGCTCGGGCCTCGGGCTGGCACTGGTGGCGAAGATCGTCAGCGATCACGGTGGGGTCATCGAGTGCGAGAGCCGGCCGGGCCGCACCCGGTTCAGGGTGCTTCTTCCCGTCGCGAGCGCGGCATTCCAGCTAATCAATGAAGAGGAAGCGGCACGATGA
- a CDS encoding type II toxin-antitoxin system RatA family toxin: MKRFFERHVPHLPQRMFEIVADLGDYPRFIPNCKAMDVRKDPAAGSADVRLAKMTLYFGPITQAYTSRVTLDHQALTITAKAVDGPFAYLDSVWSFEPEGMGTRVRFEIDFKISNPFIAAVAEPAFAAKQDEIIQAFADEADRRYGE, from the coding sequence ATGAAGCGTTTCTTCGAGCGGCATGTGCCGCACCTGCCCCAGCGCATGTTCGAGATCGTGGCCGATCTCGGGGACTATCCGCGCTTTATTCCCAACTGCAAGGCGATGGATGTCCGCAAGGACCCGGCAGCTGGCAGCGCGGATGTGCGTCTGGCCAAGATGACGCTGTATTTCGGGCCGATCACCCAAGCCTATACCAGCCGGGTGACACTGGACCATCAGGCGCTGACTATCACGGCCAAGGCGGTGGATGGACCGTTCGCCTATCTCGACAGCGTGTGGAGCTTCGAGCCCGAGGGCATGGGAACGCGGGTGCGGTTCGAAATCGACTTCAAGATTTCCAACCCGTTCATCGCGGCGGTTGCCGAACCGGCTTTTGCGGCCAAGCAGGATGAGATCATCCAGGCTTTTGCGGATGAGGCCGATCGGCGGTACGGGGAGTAG
- a CDS encoding pyruvate dehydrogenase complex dihydrolipoamide acetyltransferase: protein MPIDITMPALSPTMEEGKLAKWHVKEGDSVSSGDVIAEIETDKATMEVEAVDEGKIGKIMVAEGTEGVKVNAVIAVLLQEGESADAVAAAPKAEAKKAEPAAEASKAEEPKPAAAAPAPAATAPVAAAPAPAKSEGKVFASPLARRLAKEAGIDVSAISGSGPKGRVVKSDVEAAKSGKVPLKAAASAPASASGGAAMAGGMTKAQVLALYPEGSYELVPNDGMRKVVAARLTESKQTVPHFYLTIDCKIDALMAAREQINAAAPKSKDGKPEYKLSVNDFVMKAWAVALQRVPLANATWAVDSILYHKRSDVAVAVAVPGGLFTPVVKSCDTKTLREISEEVKDLATRARGKKLAPHEYQGGASSVSNLGMFGIKEFGAVINPPHGTILAVGVGEERVYADKGEIKIGQFMSCTLSCDHRAVDGALGAEVLGVFKGLIENPVMMLA from the coding sequence ATGCCAATTGATATCACCATGCCGGCGCTTTCTCCGACGATGGAAGAGGGCAAGCTCGCCAAGTGGCACGTCAAGGAAGGCGACAGCGTCTCCTCGGGCGACGTGATTGCCGAGATCGAGACCGACAAGGCCACGATGGAAGTCGAGGCTGTGGACGAGGGCAAGATCGGCAAGATCATGGTCGCTGAAGGCACCGAAGGCGTGAAGGTCAATGCCGTGATCGCCGTGCTGCTGCAGGAGGGTGAAAGCGCCGATGCGGTGGCTGCGGCGCCCAAGGCAGAGGCCAAGAAGGCTGAACCGGCCGCCGAAGCTTCCAAGGCAGAGGAGCCAAAGCCGGCCGCTGCTGCACCGGCGCCGGCGGCGACTGCCCCCGTTGCCGCGGCACCGGCTCCGGCGAAATCCGAGGGCAAGGTGTTTGCCTCGCCGCTGGCGCGGCGGCTGGCCAAGGAAGCCGGGATTGACGTGTCGGCTATATCAGGCTCCGGCCCCAAAGGGCGCGTGGTGAAGTCGGATGTGGAAGCGGCCAAATCGGGCAAGGTGCCGCTCAAGGCGGCTGCGTCGGCTCCTGCTTCGGCAAGCGGCGGTGCGGCGATGGCCGGGGGCATGACCAAGGCGCAGGTCTTGGCGCTTTACCCTGAAGGCAGCTACGAGCTGGTGCCGAATGACGGCATGCGCAAGGTTGTCGCGGCGCGGCTGACCGAGAGCAAGCAGACGGTGCCGCATTTCTACCTGACGATCGATTGCAAGATCGATGCGCTTATGGCGGCGCGCGAGCAGATCAATGCTGCTGCGCCCAAGAGCAAGGACGGCAAGCCGGAATACAAGCTCTCGGTCAATGACTTCGTGATGAAGGCCTGGGCCGTGGCCCTGCAGCGCGTGCCGCTGGCCAACGCCACCTGGGCGGTGGATTCGATCCTCTACCACAAGCGCTCGGACGTGGCGGTTGCCGTGGCCGTGCCGGGTGGGTTGTTCACACCGGTGGTCAAGAGCTGCGATACCAAGACGCTGCGGGAAATCTCCGAAGAGGTGAAGGATCTGGCGACCCGCGCGCGCGGCAAGAAGCTGGCGCCGCATGAATATCAGGGCGGGGCCTCGTCGGTATCCAATCTGGGCATGTTCGGCATCAAGGAATTCGGCGCCGTCATCAACCCGCCGCATGGCACGATCCTGGCGGTGGGCGTGGGCGAGGAACGCGTCTATGCCGACAAGGGCGAGATCAAGATCGGCCAGTTCATGAGCTGCACGCTCTCCTGCGACCACCGCGCCGTGGATGGCGCGCTGGGGGCGGAAGTGCTCGGCGTGTTCAAGGGCCTGATCGAAAACCCGGTCATGATGCTGGCCTAG